The proteins below come from a single Pichia kudriavzevii chromosome 2, complete sequence genomic window:
- a CDS encoding uncharacterized protein (PKUD0B01800; similar to Saccharomyces cerevisiae YMR185W; ancestral locus Anc_6.266), with amino-acid sequence MSTVDEEKLKQLKKELEKFKKGETIKGRSRTTPLGKLFDQISNKIDGFQLQKDVVGFLYNNFGGDKTETDRIYKRRYVIGQILDSLSEINKLSMKNKESSMISIPLYDIRIVGELTNILIIHGIYSVVPQGYLIPLDQRKLKNFKIQTAFERIDFKAGAPILKDILCKMTQIFESDSDLKDLILVGTGFTDTLSIAVLFFFSSDEYRQYLDKLESKSSTYQLLSFYSLLYRNSKQNPKYANFVLSLLTKQILKPNGMESLIDLVMGLREDEDIDITKINYVVQVIISSKPTGMSAVEYFQNIFTQIYKLLILVNRPLMNTILVEIINDIYLKNKAVIIDFLFKEIWKTFNPEPKKESDDIVLVCGVDLNNAFNVCLSISRSLNRNNQEIINELFEPVLLKLWYYANFQKEKGKDYGIVVNLIKNIIILGDTKHFVKLIISNLINFQDKWVFGTEDNNLTYIKCNTNEVYTNKDNKFLKLFDEIDFYVDSFVELATKLNDSDSELLNTVLIIVLDTFTSKSFASNLDLPIQRVIDLKLIQSLLETFRIEIEDTPIAVLFFTNTYLTQFFNSKKSEPDAELRVIDEENDSDDEDGEEAIIQDSENVIALVPVLEIISELRPSRDDEKNQLERLQTLLKQNNASIPTTIKPFTDRIVEIDTHNLVLKPKIDAFNIETILKQINDTSPSIRVYALNNLTEHALSGKTGEGNSNVSVKYTVNLLIAQLKDPEPYVYLNSIKCLVSIISYDKSFLGVLVDQYSHSPKSIDEKLRLGEVITKFVKLNGKVLKQDQVKEIITMCINIARSDSKLQQRYKDNKDVRMKMSALSILGISCSECGYDIVPYVSDIVDLIHGIITFEDSVELKRAAVVIVNDIVRNEKGLGILENYGEKIQILLEFIAEKDTDLLVSGFAEDALNSIEESFQKKLKISG; translated from the coding sequence ATGTCGACTGTTGATGAGGAAAAGTTAAAACAACTGAAGAAAGAGTTGGAGAAATTTAAGAAAGGGGAAACAATTAAAGGTAGATCGAGAACAACGCCACTAGGTAAACTTTTTGAccaaatttcaaacaagaTAGACGGCTTTCAATTACAAAAAGATGTAGTCGGTTTTCTATACAATAACTTTGGCGGTGATAAAACGGAAACTGATCGAATTTACAAAAGGAGATACGTCATTGGCCAAATATTGGACTCTCTCTCTGAGATCAATAAACTTTctatgaaaaataaagagtCCTCTATGATATCTATTCCCTTATATGATATAAGAATAGTTGGTGAACTAACTAATATTCTCATTATTCACGGTATTTATTCGGTTGTTCCTCAAGGGTATTTAATTCCATTAGATCAAAGAAAGCTTAAAAACTTCAAGATACAAACAGCATTTGAGAGAATTGATTTTAAGGCTGGGGCTCCCATATTGAAAGATATACTTTGCAAAATGActcaaatatttgaatcTGATAGTGATTTAAAAGACCTAATACTTGTGGGAACTGGGTTTACTGACACATTGTCAATTGCCGtactctttttcttctcatcCGACGAGTACCGTCAATATCTTGATAAGTTAGAGTCGAAAAGTTCTACTTATCAGCTATTATCTTTTTACTCTTTGCTGTAtagaaattcaaaacaaaatccCAAATATGCCAATTTTGTGTTGTCTTTGTtgacaaaacaaattttAAAGCCCAACGGAATGGAATCTTTAATTGACTTGGTCATGGGTTTGAGAGAAGACGAAGACATTGATATAacaaaaatcaattatGTTGTGCAAGTGATAATATCGTCCAAGCCCACAGGCATGTCAGCAGTTGAGTACTTCCAAAATATCTTTACACAAATATACAAACTGCTTATTTTGGTTAATAGACCGCTGATGAATACGATTCTAGTTGAAATAATAAATGACATATATCTGAAGAACAAAGCCGTGATCATCGACtttttattcaaagaaatttggaaaactttCAATCCTGAGCCCAAAAAAGAATCTGATGATATTGTACTAGTATGTGGTGTGGACTTGAACAATGCATTCAATGTGTGTCTATCAATCTCAAGATCTCTTAATAGAAACAATcaagaaatcatcaatgaattaTTTGAGCCCGTGTTGTTGAAACTGTGGTATTATgcaaattttcaaaaagagaagggAAAAGACTATGGAATCGTAGTGAACTTAATAAAAAACATTATTATTCTAGGTGATACGAAACATTTCGTGAAACtgataatttcaaacttgatAAATTTCCAAGACAAATGGGTTTTTGGTACTGAAGATAATAATTTGACGTACATTAAATGTAATACTAATGAAGTTTATACGAACAAAGATAACAAGTTTTTAAAActctttgatgaaattgatttctATGTTGACAGTTTTGTGGAACTCGCTACAAAACTAAACGACAGTGATTCGGAATTATTAAATACCGTACTAATCATTGTTCTTGATACTTTCACTTCGAAATCATTTGCCTCAAACCTTGATCTACCAATACAAAGagttattgatttgaaacTGATCCAATCTCTCCTTGAAACTTTCCGGatagaaattgaagatacTCCTATTGCGGTTTTGTTCTTCACGAATACATACCTCacccaatttttcaattctaaAAAATCAGAACCAGATGCAGAATTAAGAgtaattgatgaagaaaacgactctgatgatgaagatggagaGGAGGCAATCATTCAAGATTCAGAAAATGTAATTGCACTGGTTCCtgttttggaaatcatCTCAGAGTTGAGGCCTTCTAGGGACgatgaaaaaaaccaaTTAGAAAGACTACAGACACTTctcaaacaaaacaatgCATCAATACCTACAACAATAAAACCCTTCACGGATAGGATTGTTGAGATAGACACACACAACTTGGTGCTAAAACCAAAGATAGATGCGTTCAACATCGAAACAATATTGAAACAGATCAATGATACGAGCCCTTCGATCAGAGTATATGCATTGAATAACTTAACAGAACATGCCCTTTCTGGAAAAACAGGCGAAGGTAATAGCAATGTTTCCGTCAAGTATACCGTTAATTTACTTATAGCGCAACTAAAGGATCCAGAACCCTATGTGTATCTCAACAGTATAAAATGCTTGGTATCCATTATCTCATATGACAAATCGTTTCTTGGTGTTCTAGTCGATCAATATTCCCACTCACCCAAATCTATTGATGAGAAACTAAGACTTGGTGAAGTGATAACCAAGTTTGTCAAACTGAATGGTAAAGTGTTGAAACAGGATCAGGTGAAAGAAATCATTACAATGTGTATCAATATAGCAAGATCTGATTCTAAATTACAACAAAGATACAAAGACAATAAGGATGTGAGGATGAAAATGTCGGCGTTATCCATTCTAGGAATCAGCTGTTCTGAATGTGGTTACGATATTGTTCCCTATGTTAGCGATATCGTTGACTTGATACATGGTATCATTACGTTTGAGGATAGTGTGGAACTGAAGAGAGCAGCTGTTGTTATTGTGAATGATATTGTTCGTAATGAAAAGGGTCTTGGAATTCTCGAAAATTATGGGGAGAAGATACAGATTCTTCTCGAATTCATCGCCGAGAAGGATACAGACTTGTTGGTCAGTGGCTTTGCTGAAGATGCTCTAAACTCTATTGAGGAATCTTTCCAAAAGAAGCTAAAAATCTCCGGATAA